AGCCCTTGCCATGCACGCCTGCGCGGGCGGCCTCGATTGCGGCGTTGAGTGACAGCAGGTTGGTTTGCTCGGCGATATCGGTGATCACCGTAATAATTTCCGTAATCTGTTCCGACGATTCGGAAATGGCTTTCATACTTGTAACGGTAGCCTCAACCGACTCGGTACCTTCCGCAACCGCCTCGAGGGCACTGTTGGCAAACGTCATGGCGCTTTCCGTGGCCTTGGTAAGCTCGTTCACCGCCTCGTTCATTCGGGAAATTTCCTTGGTCACGGCCACAACCTGGGAGCCCTGCGTCTGGGCATTCTGTACAACGCTGGCACCGGTGTCTCCCATGATCTGCACGCGGTCCGTTGCCGTGGCGGCCTCTTCCACCTGTTTTTCCGAGGCCTCGGTTACCGCCTTCATGCTCTCCACCAGGCGTTTGATGCCACTACTGGACACATCGGCCGTTTCCTTCTGGGCTTCCGACACATTCGCCACCTCACCGGCTGTGGCGCGCATGGATTCCACGGTTTCCTTTATGACCTGCATCTGCTGGGCCTGATTTTCGGCGCGGCCCTTGTTGGCTGTAGCGCGCTGGGCCATGTCACCGGCCCGTTTTTCCACCTCCTGGGCGGCGCTCGTGACATGCATGAACGACTCCCTGAGCAGTCTCATCATGCGGTTGAATTCCCGGGCCATGATTCCCACCTCGTCTTCGCCACCCGCGGGCACCTCAACGGTCAGGTCCCGTTCACGGGAAACCCGGTTAACGGCCTCGACGATGTTGACGATCGGGTTGGAGATGTTCCGGGCAAGCAGGGTTGCCAGCAGACCGAAGACAATCGCGGCAGCGGCGACGGCGCCATACTGAAACATCTGACTGCGGCGGGTAACGTTTTCAATACGGTGGACGCCTTCCAGAAACTCGTCCATATAGGAGCCGGCACTGATAATCCACCCCCAGGGTTCGTAATACATGAAACGGATGATCTTCATGCGCGCTTTGGGATCGCCGGGGTTCTTCCACGGATAGTAGTGCTCGGCGATTTCCCCCGGCTTCAGCGTCAATCCCTTGGCGACGATCGCCTGGATAAACAGGTTGCCTTCCGCGTCCGTGGACTGGGAAATGTTTTCACCATCACGTTTGCCATCCTCAGAGATGACGTAGTACCCCTTTTCGTCCAAAACGTAAGCATAACCGGTTTGACCGATTTCGACATTGTAGATGGACTTGCGAATACTTTGAACGCTTTCCTGGGGGATTCCAACATAACGCATGCCAATGATTGACTTATCACTATCGTAAATAGGCTCATAGGAGGTCAGATACCATCGGTCAACCACGAACGCACGACCACTATAGGTCCCGCCATTGAGAACCTTCGAGACAACCGGATTGGCTTTGCCATCGGGATTGGTACGTGGAATATAGGTACCGATGGCCCTAGTGCCGTCGGTTTTAACCACGCTGGTGACGACACGCAGCATGTCGCCGGCATCGTTCATGCGTTGAAATACCGTACAGGTGGCGTCTTCGGCCAGGCTTTTTATTCGGTCAACAATCGGTACGGAAGTGCCTGCATCGAAAACCTTCCCAGGCCAAGAACCGCCTAAAAGCATTTTGGGCAGATTCACGGTTATACGGTTTTGCGAATACTGGTTAACGGCATCCCAGGTCACCTTTTCCGTGGCGAGGGAAATCCCCCCGGAATCGGCCACGAGTTGACGGGAAAAATTTAGATAGCCTGATAGTGTTTTGACAAGGAGGGCGTTCTGGGTCTCACACATGCGGTAAACGCCGTCCACGACATGATCCAGGTCCGTTTTGGCCAATTTGATACTTTCCTCGGTGGACACATCCCGCATGATGATATTCTGTCGGGCACCGATGATACCGAGAATCAAAACCGGCAAAATCACGGCGGCCAAACCGAGCATGAGGATTTTGGTCCTGAGTTTTAGATTTCCGAATTTAAGCTCTTTTAACATGACTGATTCTCCCTAGTTGATTTGGATTCCGGAAGCCTTATTAAAAAAAATCGTGGCCGGTGTTACCCGCCCTCTTGTTCATGCAGCATCATGCTTCACCCGGCAGCCGCGCAGCAGGCACGGATGGCGTCGATCATCTCGTTCCCGGGCCGCACCGTGGAAAGGCCGTAGCGTTCAATGGCCAGCTGGTTTGTCTCTTTGCACAAGCATGTTCGCGGGTCCTGAACGATGATGTTCCCGCCGCTGTTTAAAATACTGCCCGCGCCGGAAAGGCCGTCTTCCCCTAAACCGGAAAGCAAAATGGCGGAAGCGCGATCCTTGAACGCCTCCGCCAGCGACGTCATCAGGCGGTTGGAGGCTTGTTGGAACTCGCAGGAATCCTTGAGCTGCAAGCCAATGGACACGCCGTCGGCGTCTTTTTTCACGGATATGTCTTCATAGGCCGACGCCAGATAGCAGGTGCCGCTATCCATACGCTGCCCGTCAACGGCACGTTTCACCGCAAGGGAGCTGTGCTCCTCGAGGTAGCGGGCAAAGGCATCCACATTGGAAGGCGTCGCATAGATGACGGACAGGAAAGACGCCTGCAGAGATGGATCGATCTCGGGAATCAACCCCAACAGCGCGCCATAACCGCCATAGGTGGTATTGATGGCAAATACGTGTTCACAGCACCGGGCATTCGTTCGATCATTGCGATCCGTCACTTGAACCGGACGCAAATATCGAATGGCCTTGATGCCGGCTCTGGCTGCATTTTTAACCCGGCTGACAATCAATTCATGCTGGCTCTTGAAATCGTCCTTGGCCAGACTGGATGGTTTTTGAAGATAGTCAACGGCACCGTAGCGCAGCGCCTCGAAGGTCTCATGGGACCCCTGGCCGGTGAGCGTGCTGAGCATGACCACCAGCGTGGGACATTTAATCATGATGTGCTTGATCGCCGTCAGCCCGTCCATGACCGGCATGTTCACATCGAGGGTCACCACATCCGGTTTGAGTTTCTGAATCAGTTCGATGGCCTTGAGGCCGTTTTCCGCCTCCCCCACGATCTGCAATTGATCGTCTTTGGCAAGCATCTCCTTCATAACACTGCGAAGCAAATTCGAATCGTCGACGATCAGGACTTTGATCGGCCCTTTGGCCCCGCCACCGGATTGCTTGGGTTGCAAACTGGTGGAGACGACAAACTCGGTATTTCCATCCGTTGGTTTAGCGACCATCAGGGGGGTACTGCATTGACAGCATTCCAACGTGCATATATGGTCTTCAAAATTGTCCTCGTCCAGAACATTTCTCGCACCGCATTCTTCGCAAAATATAATCATTATTTCAAAGCCTTAAATAATGTTAAGTCCGCAACCGGACGTTCGAAGTGGGCATTTCCCCGGACAGAGAACCAAGCTTTCACTGAAGAAGGGCATACCTGTAGGAATATGATGGGAAACAGGCGCCGGTGTCGCATGAGAATTAGCGGTTGCATGCATAATGTGAAAATGCGAAGTCGTAATTCAGTTTGATCAAGAACACAGTTAATAGAAATCAATTTCTTAGCTGACGCAAAATCTATATCGATCTGTAACCGCCAAACTTTAGAAATATACTTGTCATTTCTGGTTGGACCGACACCTTTCGATACGGTCAAAGTGCATCATGCCGGTTTTGCCTTCCGGTTTTTTGGTTTATCGATTGATAGGATAAAATATTCAGGCCAAAACGGATTGCGGTTTATTTTACCGGACAGGGCTGTTATTTTACGGCAAAACATGAATGGATCGATCCTGATTTTCGATGACGACATCACCTATATATAAAGGGCTTCTTTGAGAAGCAGATAAAGGGAACAATGACGTTTACGCATGCCATTGTCAGGCGACCGGGCAGAGATATGGCCGCCGGCATCACCACATCGACGTTGGGGCCGCCCGACACCGCCAAGGCTATGAAGCAGTTCGATGCCTATGTAACCGTTTTGAAGGATTGCAACCTGGCGGTGACTGTTTTGAAGCCCCTGGACGGCTATCCCGACGCCCATTTTGTCGAGGATGCGGCCGTGGTCACCCCGGATATCGCGGTCATCACCAACCCGGGCGCCGAACCGCGCAAGGGAGAGACCCCATCGGTCGCCGCCGCCTTGAAAGCCTTTCGACCCACCGTCGACATCCAACCGCCGGGGACGCTGGATGGCGGGGATGTCCTGATGATGGGAACCCACTTTCTCATCGGGTTGTCGGACCGCACCAACGCGGAGGGCGCCAAACAACTGGGCCAGGCCGTAGCCCAATTCGGCTGTACCTGGACCACTATTGACGTGGCTGCCGGCCTGCATTTCAAATCCAGTGTCAATGCCGTAGGCGAGGAGACCCTGCTGACCACGCCCGACTTTGCCGGCCACCCTGCCCTTGCCGGTTACCGACGCATCGTCATCGCAGCCGACGAGGCCTATGCGGGCAATACCCTGCTGGTCAACGGGCGGCTGATCATGCCGGCGGGATTTCCCGACACCCGCGGCAAGCTGACGGTTTTGGGCATGCCCATCGTGGAACTGGATACCAGCGAATTCAGAAAAATGGATGGTGGGTTGACCTGCCTGTCCCTGCGATTCTGATGCGGACCCATCCGGAAATGACCATTGGACCGGCTGCGGGAGCACGCGGGATAGATGTCTGAAGAAATGGACGGTAACGGAAACGATAGCGGCATCGGCGAGAGGCCAGGCATGGGGTGGTGGCTGGGGCAGGTCCTGCTTACCGGCATCGCCTGCTTTTTCGCCTGTTTCGGGGTATCCCTGCTGGTGGCGTCCTACGGGCTGGGCGACCCGTTTTCCTTTATCATGACCTTTTTCGCTGCCAGCCTGATGACCCTGATCAGCCTGGTCATGGTGATGGGATTCGTGCTGCGCATGCGGCGCGTTGCGCGGGCGGTTTCGGTTTCTTCCGCCGGGGAAGAAGAAGACAAGGGGTGAACCGTCGGTTGACGCTAGGACCGGGCCTTTCGATTCCCGCCGGCACGGTACATGCGCACCCGCGCCTTTTCCACGGTGACCAGTCCTTCGGTGATGGCCGGGTCGACGGTCTTGAGAAAAGCCTCGATTTTCTCTTCCGTATCGACGATTTCGACGATAACCGGCAGATCTTCGGAAAGCCGCAAAATCTTGGTGGTGTGAATCAGGCTGTTGGCCCCGAACCCCTGAATGCCCCGCAGTACCGTGGCCCCTGCCATGCCCTGGGACCGGGCCTGCTGGACGATCCATTCGTACAGGGGCATGCGGCCGTGCCGATTGGCTTCTCCGATGAAAATTCGCAGCAGTTGCCCCGCTTCTTTGAATACTGTCATCTTTCCTCCCTGTCTCCGGTTGCGAGGCCGCAACCCATCGACCGAATCCCTGCCCATCAGATCATGCGGGACAGCACGTAGCCGGTAAAAACGGCTATCAATCCCAATACCAGGCTGAATCCGACGTTGCCGAACGAGGTCAGCCACTGCCCCTGCTTGGCCAGATTGAAGGTTTCCAGCCCGAAGGTGGAAAACGTGGTGAAACTGCCCAGAACACCAACAAAAAGAAAGGACCGCCATTCCGGTGAAAAAAACTGCCGGTTTTCCATCAACCCGCCGCCGATCCCGATCAACAGGCACCCGGCCACATTGACCGTCAGGGTTCCCAGTGGAAACGATGCCGACTTTGCCAATGCATGGACGCCGCCGGCCACCAGGTAACGTAAAATGGCTCCCAGGCAGCCGCCCAAACCAATAACGACGATCTTTGTCATCTCGGACTCCTGTAACGGACAGGCACTGCAACCCTCCCCAACTAATGGTTTCCTGGAATGACGAATTTTGCTCAGATCTTTTTGAATAGAAAAAACCGGCGAGGACATCAATCTTTTTCTCCCGATCTCCGGACGCGCAAAATGGCAGGAAAAGGATTTTTCAAAAAAAATATTCTTGACAAAACGTATTTTTAAGAATTATTTTCTGCATAATTGGAGTTTATACGAATGATCGACGAGATAAGCTTAAAAATTCTGAAGATCCTGCAAAAAAAGGCCCGCATCCCCAATGTGGAGGTGGCCCGCCAGGTCGGCATGGCGCCATCGGCGGTCCTGGAGCGGATCCGCAAGCTTGAAAAGACGGGCCTTATCGACGGCTATGAGGTGCGGCTCAATCCCGAGCGTTTCGGCAAGGGCCAGGTGGCCTTCATCCAAGTGCACATGGACGGCCGCACCCAGACAAAAAAATTGGCGGGCCAACTGGCTTTACTGGCCCAGGTCCAGGAAATCCATTTCGTCGCCGGCGACGACAGCCTGCTGCTGAAAGTCAGGGAAACCGATACTCGCACCTTGGGACGGCTGGTAAGAGAAGAGATCGCAGCGCTCAAGGGCGTTGTTTCAACCCGGACCACCATCGTCATGGAGACGTTCAAGGAATCCGCGCGAATCCCCATCGACGACGCGGTACCGATTGAATGACCAATCAACCCGATTCATGAAAGGCAACCGAGGCAAGCCATGATTCGCATCAACGAAAACTACCTGAAACTCAAAGCGTCCTATCTTTTTTCCGACATCGCCAAACGGGTCGCCGACCACCAGCAGCGCCAGCCGGAACCGGCCGTGATCCGTCTGGGCATCGGCGATGTGACCAGGGCCTTGCCCGAAACCTGCATTGCCGCCTTCCATGAAGCGGTGGACGAAATGGCCGCCGATGCCACGTTCCGCGGATACGGACCGGAACAGGGCTACGATTTTTTGCGGCAAGCCATCGCCGAAAACGACTTCAAGGCCCGTGGCGCGGATATCGACGCCGATGAAATTTTCGTCAGCGACGGGGCCAAATGCGACACCGGCAACATCCAGGAAATCTTTGCCGCCGATGTCCGCATCGCCATCCCCGATCCGGTCTACCCGGTCTACCTGGATACCAACGTGATGGCCGGCCGCAGCGGAACGTTCCGGGATGGCCGCTACGAGGGCATCGTCTATCTGGACGGCACAGCGGAAAACGGCTTCATTCCGGACCTTCCCGCCGAGCCGGTGGATCTGATCTACCTGTGCTTTCCCAATAATCCGACGGGAGCCACCATTTCCAGGGAACAACTCAAGATCTGGGTGGACTTTGCCGCGGCCAACCGGGCGATCATTCTTTACGATGCCGCTTACGAGGCCTTTATCCGGGACGACGCCCTGCCCCACTCCATTTACGAAGTCGACGGCGCCCGGAACGTGGCCATCGAGTTCAGGAGTTTTTCCAAAACGGCAGGGTTCACCGGCACCCGCTGCGCCTACACGGTGGTGCCCAAAACCCTGATGGCCTATACCGACACCGGCGAGGCCCATTCGGTTCATCGCCTGTGGAACCGGCGCCACGCCACCAAGTTCAACGGGGTTTCCTATCCGGTCCAGCGGGCCGCGGCCGCAATATACACCGATGCCGGCAAACGCCAGGTCGCCGAACTGATCCAGGGATACATGGCCAACGCCGACATCATCCGCAGCGAGATGCAGGCCCTGGGGTACACCTGTATCGGCGGGGAGAATGCCCCGTACATCTGGGTGGCGACAAAGGGCGACTCCTGGGCCTTTTTCGACATGCTTCTGGAAAAGGCCGGTGTGGTCTGCACGCCGGGCGCCGGCTTCGGCACCTGCGGCGAAGGCTATATCCGCATCAGCGCCTTCAACAGCCGCGAAAATGTGACCACCGCCATGGACCGGATTCGCCAAGCCCTGGCATGACAGCGCTCATCCGAAAATAGCTGATGGCTTAATTCTTGATGGTCCCGTAAAATAGACCCGCAAAAAGGATCGTTCCCATGCCCATGTCCAACGCCTTCGAAACCCGACTCTATCCCCGAATAGAAGAAATCGCCGCCCATTTCGGCACCCCTTTTCACATCTACGACGAAACCGGCA
This window of the uncultured Desulfosarcina sp. genome carries:
- a CDS encoding DUF190 domain-containing protein — protein: MTVFKEAGQLLRIFIGEANRHGRMPLYEWIVQQARSQGMAGATVLRGIQGFGANSLIHTTKILRLSEDLPVIVEIVDTEEKIEAFLKTVDPAITEGLVTVEKARVRMYRAGGNRKARS
- a CDS encoding chemotaxis protein CheB — protein: MVAKPTDGNTEFVVSTSLQPKQSGGGAKGPIKVLIVDDSNLLRSVMKEMLAKDDQLQIVGEAENGLKAIELIQKLKPDVVTLDVNMPVMDGLTAIKHIMIKCPTLVVMLSTLTGQGSHETFEALRYGAVDYLQKPSSLAKDDFKSQHELIVSRVKNAARAGIKAIRYLRPVQVTDRNDRTNARCCEHVFAINTTYGGYGALLGLIPEIDPSLQASFLSVIYATPSNVDAFARYLEEHSSLAVKRAVDGQRMDSGTCYLASAYEDISVKKDADGVSIGLQLKDSCEFQQASNRLMTSLAEAFKDRASAILLSGLGEDGLSGAGSILNSGGNIIVQDPRTCLCKETNQLAIERYGLSTVRPGNEMIDAIRACCAAAG
- a CDS encoding LL-diaminopimelate aminotransferase — protein: MIRINENYLKLKASYLFSDIAKRVADHQQRQPEPAVIRLGIGDVTRALPETCIAAFHEAVDEMAADATFRGYGPEQGYDFLRQAIAENDFKARGADIDADEIFVSDGAKCDTGNIQEIFAADVRIAIPDPVYPVYLDTNVMAGRSGTFRDGRYEGIVYLDGTAENGFIPDLPAEPVDLIYLCFPNNPTGATISREQLKIWVDFAAANRAIILYDAAYEAFIRDDALPHSIYEVDGARNVAIEFRSFSKTAGFTGTRCAYTVVPKTLMAYTDTGEAHSVHRLWNRRHATKFNGVSYPVQRAAAAIYTDAGKRQVAELIQGYMANADIIRSEMQALGYTCIGGENAPYIWVATKGDSWAFFDMLLEKAGVVCTPGAGFGTCGEGYIRISAFNSRENVTTAMDRIRQALA
- the crcB gene encoding fluoride efflux transporter CrcB, whose protein sequence is MTKIVVIGLGGCLGAILRYLVAGGVHALAKSASFPLGTLTVNVAGCLLIGIGGGLMENRQFFSPEWRSFLFVGVLGSFTTFSTFGLETFNLAKQGQWLTSFGNVGFSLVLGLIAVFTGYVLSRMI
- a CDS encoding N(G),N(G)-dimethylarginine dimethylaminohydrolase produces the protein MTFTHAIVRRPGRDMAAGITTSTLGPPDTAKAMKQFDAYVTVLKDCNLAVTVLKPLDGYPDAHFVEDAAVVTPDIAVITNPGAEPRKGETPSVAAALKAFRPTVDIQPPGTLDGGDVLMMGTHFLIGLSDRTNAEGAKQLGQAVAQFGCTWTTIDVAAGLHFKSSVNAVGEETLLTTPDFAGHPALAGYRRIVIAADEAYAGNTLLVNGRLIMPAGFPDTRGKLTVLGMPIVELDTSEFRKMDGGLTCLSLRF
- a CDS encoding Lrp/AsnC family transcriptional regulator — its product is MIDEISLKILKILQKKARIPNVEVARQVGMAPSAVLERIRKLEKTGLIDGYEVRLNPERFGKGQVAFIQVHMDGRTQTKKLAGQLALLAQVQEIHFVAGDDSLLLKVRETDTRTLGRLVREEIAALKGVVSTRTTIVMETFKESARIPIDDAVPIE
- a CDS encoding Cache 3/Cache 2 fusion domain-containing protein — its product is MLKELKFGNLKLRTKILMLGLAAVILPVLILGIIGARQNIIMRDVSTEESIKLAKTDLDHVVDGVYRMCETQNALLVKTLSGYLNFSRQLVADSGGISLATEKVTWDAVNQYSQNRITVNLPKMLLGGSWPGKVFDAGTSVPIVDRIKSLAEDATCTVFQRMNDAGDMLRVVTSVVKTDGTRAIGTYIPRTNPDGKANPVVSKVLNGGTYSGRAFVVDRWYLTSYEPIYDSDKSIIGMRYVGIPQESVQSIRKSIYNVEIGQTGYAYVLDEKGYYVISEDGKRDGENISQSTDAEGNLFIQAIVAKGLTLKPGEIAEHYYPWKNPGDPKARMKIIRFMYYEPWGWIISAGSYMDEFLEGVHRIENVTRRSQMFQYGAVAAAAIVFGLLATLLARNISNPIVNIVEAVNRVSRERDLTVEVPAGGEDEVGIMAREFNRMMRLLRESFMHVTSAAQEVEKRAGDMAQRATANKGRAENQAQQMQVIKETVESMRATAGEVANVSEAQKETADVSSSGIKRLVESMKAVTEASEKQVEEAATATDRVQIMGDTGASVVQNAQTQGSQVVAVTKEISRMNEAVNELTKATESAMTFANSALEAVAEGTESVEATVTSMKAISESSEQITEIITVITDIAEQTNLLSLNAAIEAARAGVHGKGFAVVADEVGKLAQRSSEAAKEITQLIKNSTARVAEGAQLSDRSRQALEKIAAGGGTNMKAIQEVARTASNIAEGTKEVNAMMEDLNNLARQIAEMAGQQGERRMAAQTALGALVEKSNAISQLIEQANQGMLDIGSQMEGVVDRSHKVKDMTGLQAQRSQKLTEITEESTISAVKTMDGAATVVSITGELQDLSKALTRQVAQFKVTENAMPEQS